One stretch of Hemibagrus wyckioides isolate EC202008001 linkage group LG01, SWU_Hwy_1.0, whole genome shotgun sequence DNA includes these proteins:
- the wdr90 gene encoding WD repeat-containing protein 90 isoform X2: MMASKVWQHPYVNIFKHVKLDEWRKASKEGDVTTYMDKTLKCTVFRIRGSVPASNYILIPKTSSQSLGLTGRYLYLLFRPCPNKNFVVHLDVVAEEGRVIRVSFSNMFKEFKSTATWLQFPFLCAGAPDSVYESTAKTTKHGLVGPAPVGVRWTCLMMDLQYVLSVYLNRTHSHLKSVKLCANMAVKNLVTSDLLLDPGLSFSEFRQAGMVLPEGTAPMPRDMCFPVPKGSSWNQLYDYIRFPSDGAKMPFDSIQKGQSTQALTPQEPLGDKSPYREESCSVGISNPVQDRVSLIQQITTPKPRTVQRPLLHTSSLPELTTAPSEDGDSLRFTGRRSECEEEEGRVVCDDGDSIHVYAHYEDDCISTHSTDSDEVAVVNAAVPRPLPLPSSKAAKQQSKLHPDPILKLSRIIGFGGATVRCAVWACDGEEVVYPCHAIIVSMKISSGHQRFFIGHTNKVSALALNSSASLLASAQTGTHCLVRLWSYRKGEALTIIRTHTHSLHSLSLSCSGGVLCGVGKDSHNKTTVVVWNTQRVLKGGVVSVVAKAHTDVDIHTMKTTFFDDTRMVSCGMGNVRLWRVRGSSLRSCPVNLGQYHSLEFTDLAFEQGHAPGRQPDERTLFVSSRSGHILEIDYVSVTILNIRRLLPSQQSHAHCREKQTFSTGPGIAVNSISVCSAFCATGSEDGFLRLWPLDFSSVFLEAEHEGPVSLVCVSSDGLSVMAATRTGNLGYLDVSSRGYRTLMRSHTDAVLGFSVDRTRRQITTASRDGTVRIWDMDSAQQLYDFVSDDHNDTPSSVAFHPRMPVFACGSSSGTVRVFDITTSSILAEHRQHRGAVVGLVFSPDGEHLYSAGSLGYLALYKASQPEYTVHRVLGNMVARGTDRGPDALAVSSDSKRLAFVGPTEYTVTIADAHSLDELLRVDVSVLDVESTTLDSALKVCFSPSALRHLLVTTSANKILWINKNTGKLLREVSEVQKDQCASLSVSEDGRYLLTAGHNVVKVWDYNMKLDVKSQVFIGHSEPIRQVSFTPDQMGVVSVGDAIFFWDFLAHPQEIPSCSVRSPVSAVSDPRAGKNQNSSPSKPVAVKHNEVEFNGRFSSGMPRQVAPLPYSPPPILDVITRQKTGHEDSSFLSLTEEVQPGPDRSPAPRHASFLRVTEKGGAVKSVIAPANKITSEENEEGKKPIRPDCYKHFTPRYKTSTLDPSAVTPPPGQEDLTLKAVIGYNGNGRSNMVWNPDTGLFVYSCGCVVVLENLHNGSQRHWLGHSEEISTLAVTHDAQTVASASGGGAQSKSLICIWNVKDGSRRNSILYHKGSVQSLAFSRDDLYFLSAGDFEESTVALWSTHSFELLCSVKSSVPLHEAAFCPSSASQLAYVGSGVVFFCYIHTRGRGAELQIQSVSLPEEIGEAEVTSLCYNTNFILYTGTNRGRVCVWDCNTQRCFMTWEADDGEIGVLLCRGNRLLMGSNSKKLKLWSVTAVQNLRPSSTKTSRQDSPQVLLEQEMVLDGTVVSAAFDDVMDIGIVGTTAGTLWYINWTDNTSIRLISGHKSKVNGVVCSPDERHFVTCGADGSVRVWALPSNELLVQFQVLNQSCECVCWSPAAGACELGSVGRVAGGYSDGSVRIFGVASAEMELKLQPPHHGAVSALQYSHHGEVLLSGGQDGVIAVSSPSTGVSLRIINDHKGALVSAIQCTSKQYKEYGLEGNELWLAVSSDRRVSIWASDWAKDKCELLDWLTFPAPAPQDAASLPPSLAAFSPTERGIVVYTGYAAEKELIFYCLKKKQVMRTVSLTDWALSLSLCFRGRLLAVGSNQHVLKLINSSSGRFQDFTWHSDSVHHCSFSQSGTQLFTTAHGEVFLWSLKGL, translated from the exons ATGATGGCTTCCAAAG TGTGGCAGCATCCTTATGTAAACATATTTAAGCATGTGAAGTTGGATGAATGGAGAAAGGCCAGCAAAGAAGGAGATGTCACAACctatatg GACAAGACGCTCAAGTGCACCGTCTTCCGAATCCGTGGTTCAGTTCCAGCCAGCAACTACATCCTGATTCCCAAAACCAGCAGTCAGTCTCTGGGCCTCACGGGTCGCTACCTGTACCTGCTCTTCAGACCGTGTCCCAATAAAAACTTCGTAGTACACTTGGACGTGGTTGCTGAG gaagGTCGTGTGATCCGTGTATCCTTCTCCAACATGTTCAAGGAGTTTAAGTCCACAGCCACATGGCTGCAGTTCCCCTTCCTGTGTGCAGGTGCACCTGACTCTGTTTACGAGAGCACAGCCAAGACCACTAAACACG GTCTGGTGGGCCCAGCCCCAGTGGGTGTCCGCTGGACGTGCCTGATGATGGACCTGCAGTATGTGCTTTCTGTCTACCTGAACAGAACACACAGCCACTTGAAGAGCGTCAAACTGTGTGCCAATATGGCCGTCAAAAATCTGGTCACTAGCGACCTGCTGCTAGACCCAg GTCTGTCGTTTTCGGAGTTCCGGCAGGCAGGCATGGTGCTGCCTGAGGGAACGGCCCCTATGCCCAGAGACATGTGCTTTCCTGTGCCAAAAGGCAGCAGCTGGAATCAGCTCTATGACTACATCAG ATTCCCCTCAGACGGTGCAAAAATGCCTTTTGACTCTATACAGAAAGGACAGAGCACTCAAGCCTTAACTCCAC aAGAACCTCTGGGTGACAAAAGTCCTTATCGAGAGGAGAGCTGCAGTGTGGGCATCAGTAATCCAGTACAGGACCGTGTCTCCCTCATCCAACAGATCACCACACCTAAACCT CGTACTGTGCAGCGCCCACTGCTGCACACCTCCAGCCTGCCCGAGCTCACCACGGCACCCTCCGAAGATGGAGACAGCCTCAGATTTACAGGTCGTAGGTCAGAgtgcgaggaggaggagggcagggtggtgtgtgatgatggagacaGCATACATGTGTACGCTCACTATGAGGATGACTGCATCAGCACCCATTCAACAGACAGTGATGAAGTGGCA GTGGTCAACGCAGCGGTTCCTCGTCCACTTCCCCTGCCTTCTAGTAAAGCAGCAAAGCAGCAAAGT AAGTTGCACCCTGACCCTATACTGAAGCTGAGCAGAATCATTGGCTTTGGTGGAGCAACAGTGAGATgt gctgtGTGGGCTTGTGATGGAGAAGAGGTGGTGTATCCGTGTCATGCCATCATCGTCAGTATGAAGATCTCATCTGGTCACCAGCGCTTTTTCATCGGCCACACCAATAAA gtGTCAGCTCTGGCTCTGAACTCCAGCGCTTCTCTCTTGGCGTCAGCTCAGACAGGAACACACTGCCTGGTTCGGCTCTGGAGCTATAGAAAGGGAGAGGCGCTAACCATTAttagaactcacacacactcgctgcactcactcag TTTGTCCTGTAGCGGCGGGGTCCTGTGTGGAGTGGGCAAAGACAGCCATAACAAAACT acagttGTGGTGTGGAACACACAGCGTGTTCTGAAAGGAGGTGTTGTCTCAGTTGTGGCCAAAGCTCACACAGACGTCGACATCCACACCATGAAGACAACGTTTTTTGATGACACACG CATGGTATCCTGTGGCATGGGCAACGTGCGCTTATGGCGTGTACGCGGCAGCTCTTTGCGCTCATGCCCCGTCAACCTGGGACAGTATCACAGCCTGGAGTTCACCGACCTCGCCTTCGAGCAGGGACACGCCCCGGGACGACAGCCGGACGAGCGCACCCT ATTTGTTAGCAGTAGAAGTGGCCACATCCTGGAGATTGACTATGTCTCAGTGACGATTCTAAACATCAGGAGGCTCCTCCCATCTCAGCAAAGCCACGCTCACTGCAGAGAGAAGCAGACCTTCAGTACAG ggccAGGTATTGCAGTGAACAGTATTAGTGTGTGCAGCGCGTTCTGTGCCACAGGATCAGAGGATGGCTTCCTGCGTCTCTGGCCTCTGGACTTCTCCTCGGTCTTCCTGGAGGCGG aaCATGAAGGGCCGGtcagtctggtgtgtgtatcttcTGACGGTCTGAGCGTCATGGCAGCCACCAGGACAGGAAACCTCGGGTATCTGGACGTCAGTAGCCGTGGTTACCGCACTCTGATGAGGTCACACACGGATGCAGTGTTGGGCTTCAGTGTGGACAGAACACGGCGCCAGATCACCACGGCATCTCGCGACGGGACAGTCCGTATCTGGGACATGGACTCGGCTCAGCAG CTGTATGACTTCGTATCAGATGATCATAATGACACCCCATCCTCAGTGGCATTCCATCCCAGGATGCCTGTCTTCGCTTGTGGCTCCAGCTCTGGGACCGTCCGAGTGTTTGACATCACTACGTCCAGCATTTTAGCAGAACACAG ACAGCACCGGGGTGCAGTGGTGGGCCTGGTGTTTTCTCCAGATGGTGAACACCTGTACAGTGCTGGCTCTCTGGGATACCTTGCTCTCTATAAAGCTTCCCAACCAGAATATACCGTCCACCGCGTACTAG GTAACATGGTTGCACGAGGTACGGATCGAGGCCCGGATGCTTTGGCTGTGAGTTCGGATAGTAAGCGGCTGGCATTTGTCGGTCCCACAGAATACACCGTAACCATCGCGGATGCGCATTCGCTCGATGAG TTATTACGTGTGGATGTGAGCGTGTTGGATGTCGAGAGCACCACACTGGATTCGGCGTTAAAGGTGTGTTTCTCCCCGTCCGCCCTGCGCCACCTGCTCGTCACCACGTCGGCCAATAAGATCCTGTGGATcaacaaaaacacaggaaagCTACTGAGAGAG GTATCCGAGGTGCAGAAGGATCAGTGCGCTTCATTGTCTGTCAGTGAAGATGGACGCTATCTGCTCACTGCTGGACACAATGTGGTGAAAGTCTGGGATTACAACATGAAACTGGATGTCAAgtcgcag GTATTCATCGGTCATTCAGAGCCCATTAGACAGGTGAGCTTCACCCCTGACCAGATGGGCGTGGTTTCAGTAGGTGATGCCATTTTTTTCTGGGACTTCCTGGCCCATCCACAGGAGATTCCTTCCTGCAG tgtcAGATCACCGGTATCCGCTGTCTCTGATCCTAGAGCAGGGAAAAACCAGAACAGCTCTCCTTCTAAGCCAG TGGCTGTGAAACACAACGAGGTGGAGTTTAATGGAAGGTTTTCCAGTGGGATGCCTCGACAGGTGGCGCCTCTTCCTTACTCGCCTCCGCCCATTTTAGACGTGATCACCAGACAGAAGACAGGGCATGAAG ATTCCTCTTTCCTGTCGCTCACTGAAGAGGTGCAACCCGGCCCCGATCGTTCCCCTGCTCCTAGACACGCCTCTTTCCTGCGGGTCACTGAAAAGGGCGGGGCTGTAAAATCAGTCATTGCTCCAGCCAATAAGATCACGTCGGAGGAAAATGAAGAGGGGAAGAAGCCGATTCGTCCGGACTGTTACAAACACTTTACGCCTCGTTACAAAACATCTACACTTGACCCG AGCGCTGTAACTCCACCTCCAGGACAAGAAGACCTCACCCTCAAGGCTGTGATTGGTTACAATGGCAATGGACGAAGCAACATGGTTTGGAATCCAGACACAG GGCTGTTTGTGTACTCCtgtgggtgtgtggtggtgctggagaatCTCCACAACGGTTCTCAGAGACACTGGCTCGGGCACAGCGAGGAGATCTCGACCCTCGCCGTAACACACGATGCACAG ACAGTGGCCTCTGCGTCAGGAGGCGGGGCTCAGTCCAAGAGCCTCATCTGCATATGGAACGTTAAAGACGGATCACGCAGAAATAGCATTTTGTACCACAAGGGCTCGGTGCAGAGTCTGGCTTTCTCCAGAGACGACCTGTACTTTCTGTCCGCAG GTGATTTTGAGGAGTCGACAGTGGCACTGTGGAGCACGCACTCATTTGAGCTGCTCTGTTCAGTCAAATCGAGCGTCCCTCTGCATGAGGCGGCGTTCTGCCCCAGTAGCGCTAGCCAACTGGCGTATGTCGGCTCCGGCGTCGTCTTTTTCTGCTACATACACACCCGCGGCCGTGGAGCGGAACTGCAG ATCCAATCCGTGAGTTTGCCAGAGGAGATCGGCGAAGCTGAGGTCACATCACTTTGTTACAACACTAACTTCATCCTGTACACCGGGACGAACCGtgggcgcgtgtgtgtgtgggactgcAATACACAGCGCTGCTTCATGACCTGGGAGGCTGACGACGGTGAAATCG gtgtgttgctGTGTCGTGGTAACAGACTGCTGATGGGAAGTAACAGTAAGAAGTTGAAACTTTGGTCAGTGACTGCTGTGCAAAATCTCAGACCTTCAAGCACCAAGACAAGCAGACAGGACAG CCCTCAGGTTCTCCTCGAGCAGGAGATGGTGCTGGACGGCACAGTGGTGAGTGCAGCGTTTGATGACGTCATGGACATAGGAATTGTGGGTACAACTGCAGGAACGTTGTGGTACATAAACTGGACAGACAACACTAGTATACGTTTAATCAGTGGCCATAAGagcaag GTGAACGGAGTGGTATGTAGCCCAGACGAGCGTCACTTTGTCACCTGTGGGGCAGATGGAAGTGTTAGAGTGTGGGCGTTGCCTAGCAACGAGCTGCTGGTCCAGTTTCAGGTGCTCAACCAG agctgcgagtgtgtgtgttggagtccAGCAGCAGGAGCGTGTGAGCTCGGGTCAGTTGGGCGCGTGGCTGGAGGCTACAGCGACGGCTCCGTGCGGATCTTCGGCGTAGCTTCGGCCGAGATGGAGCTCAAACTGCAGCCTCCTCACCACGGCGCTGTGAGCGCACTGCAGTACTCACACCACG GTGAGGTGCTGCTCTCAGGAGGACAAGATGGCGTCATTGCAGTCAGCAGCCCGTCAACTGGAGTCTCTTTACGCATCATCAATGACCACAAGGGGGCACTGGTCAGCGCTATACAATGCACAAGCAAACAG TATAAGGAGTACGGTCTGGAGGGCAACGAGCTCTGGCTGGCTGTTAGCTCTGACCGCCGTGTCAGCATCTGGGCGTCTGATTGGGCAAAGGACAAATGCGAGCTGCTGGATTGGTTGACGTTTCCCGCTCCCGCTCCTCAG gatgcaGCGAGTTTGCCACCCAGTCTGGCAGCGTTCAGCCCCACAGAGAGGGGAATAGTTGTTTACACAGGATATGCTGCGGAGAAAGAGCTCATCTTCTACTGCCTGAAAAAgaaacag GTGATGAGGACGGTGTCTCTCACTGACTGggctctgtctctcagtctgtgtTTCAGAGGAAGACTGCTGGCTGTCGGATCAAACC agcATGTGCTGAAGCTCATTAACTCCTCCAGCGGCCGTTTCCAGGATTTCACGTGGCACAGCGACTCCGTACACCACTGCAGCTTCAGCCAGTCAGGAACACAGCTGTTCACTACGGCACATGGTGAAGTCTTCCTGTGGAGCCTAAAAGgcctgtga
- the wdr90 gene encoding WD repeat-containing protein 90 isoform X1 has product MMASKVWQHPYVNIFKHVKLDEWRKASKEGDVTTYMDKTLKCTVFRIRGSVPASNYILIPKTSSQSLGLTGRYLYLLFRPCPNKNFVVHLDVVAEEGRVIRVSFSNMFKEFKSTATWLQFPFLCAGAPDSVYESTAKTTKHGLVGPAPVGVRWTCLMMDLQYVLSVYLNRTHSHLKSVKLCANMAVKNLVTSDLLLDPGLSFSEFRQAGMVLPEGTAPMPRDMCFPVPKGSSWNQLYDYIRFPSDGAKMPFDSIQKGQSTQALTPQEPLGDKSPYREESCSVGISNPVQDRVSLIQQITTPKPRTVQRPLLHTSSLPELTTAPSEDGDSLRFTGRRSECEEEEGRVVCDDGDSIHVYAHYEDDCISTHSTDSDEVAVVNAAVPRPLPLPSSKAAKQQSKLHPDPILKLSRIIGFGGATVRCAVWACDGEEVVYPCHAIIVSMKISSGHQRFFIGHTNKVSALALNSSASLLASAQTGTHCLVRLWSYRKGEALTIIRTHTHSLHSLSLSCSGGVLCGVGKDSHNKTTVVVWNTQRVLKGGVVSVVAKAHTDVDIHTMKTTFFDDTRMVSCGMGNVRLWRVRGSSLRSCPVNLGQYHSLEFTDLAFEQGHAPGRQPDERTLFVSSRSGHILEIDYVSVTILNIRRLLPSQQSHAHCREKQTFSTGPGIAVNSISVCSAFCATGSEDGFLRLWPLDFSSVFLEAEHEGPVSLVCVSSDGLSVMAATRTGNLGYLDVSSRGYRTLMRSHTDAVLGFSVDRTRRQITTASRDGTVRIWDMDSAQQLYDFVSDDHNDTPSSVAFHPRMPVFACGSSSGTVRVFDITTSSILAEHRQHRGAVVGLVFSPDGEHLYSAGSLGYLALYKASQPEYTVHRVLGNMVARGTDRGPDALAVSSDSKRLAFVGPTEYTVTIADAHSLDELLRVDVSVLDVESTTLDSALKVCFSPSALRHLLVTTSANKILWINKNTGKLLREVSEVQKDQCASLSVSEDGRYLLTAGHNVVKVWDYNMKLDVKSQVFIGHSEPIRQVSFTPDQMGVVSVGDAIFFWDFLAHPQEIPSCSVRSPVSAVSDPRAGKNQNSSPSKPVAVKHNEVEFNGRFSSGMPRQVAPLPYSPPPILDVITRQKTGHEDSSFLSLTEEVQPGPDRSPAPRHASFLRVTEKGGAVKSVIAPANKITSEENEEGKKPIRPDCYKHFTPRYKTSTLDPSAVTPPPGQEDLTLKAVIGYNGNGRSNMVWNPDTGLFVYSCGCVVVLENLHNGSQRHWLGHSEEISTLAVTHDAQTVASASGGGAQSKSLICIWNVKDGSRRNSILYHKGSVQSLAFSRDDLYFLSAGDFEESTVALWSTHSFELLCSVKSSVPLHEAAFCPSSASQLAYVGSGVVFFCYIHTRGRGAELQIQSVSLPEEIGEAEVTSLCYNTNFILYTGTNRGRVCVWDCNTQRCFMTWEADDGEIGVLLCRGNRLLMGSNSKKLKLWSVTAVQNLRPSSTKTSRQDSSPQVLLEQEMVLDGTVVSAAFDDVMDIGIVGTTAGTLWYINWTDNTSIRLISGHKSKVNGVVCSPDERHFVTCGADGSVRVWALPSNELLVQFQVLNQSCECVCWSPAAGACELGSVGRVAGGYSDGSVRIFGVASAEMELKLQPPHHGAVSALQYSHHGEVLLSGGQDGVIAVSSPSTGVSLRIINDHKGALVSAIQCTSKQYKEYGLEGNELWLAVSSDRRVSIWASDWAKDKCELLDWLTFPAPAPQDAASLPPSLAAFSPTERGIVVYTGYAAEKELIFYCLKKKQVMRTVSLTDWALSLSLCFRGRLLAVGSNQHVLKLINSSSGRFQDFTWHSDSVHHCSFSQSGTQLFTTAHGEVFLWSLKGL; this is encoded by the exons ATGATGGCTTCCAAAG TGTGGCAGCATCCTTATGTAAACATATTTAAGCATGTGAAGTTGGATGAATGGAGAAAGGCCAGCAAAGAAGGAGATGTCACAACctatatg GACAAGACGCTCAAGTGCACCGTCTTCCGAATCCGTGGTTCAGTTCCAGCCAGCAACTACATCCTGATTCCCAAAACCAGCAGTCAGTCTCTGGGCCTCACGGGTCGCTACCTGTACCTGCTCTTCAGACCGTGTCCCAATAAAAACTTCGTAGTACACTTGGACGTGGTTGCTGAG gaagGTCGTGTGATCCGTGTATCCTTCTCCAACATGTTCAAGGAGTTTAAGTCCACAGCCACATGGCTGCAGTTCCCCTTCCTGTGTGCAGGTGCACCTGACTCTGTTTACGAGAGCACAGCCAAGACCACTAAACACG GTCTGGTGGGCCCAGCCCCAGTGGGTGTCCGCTGGACGTGCCTGATGATGGACCTGCAGTATGTGCTTTCTGTCTACCTGAACAGAACACACAGCCACTTGAAGAGCGTCAAACTGTGTGCCAATATGGCCGTCAAAAATCTGGTCACTAGCGACCTGCTGCTAGACCCAg GTCTGTCGTTTTCGGAGTTCCGGCAGGCAGGCATGGTGCTGCCTGAGGGAACGGCCCCTATGCCCAGAGACATGTGCTTTCCTGTGCCAAAAGGCAGCAGCTGGAATCAGCTCTATGACTACATCAG ATTCCCCTCAGACGGTGCAAAAATGCCTTTTGACTCTATACAGAAAGGACAGAGCACTCAAGCCTTAACTCCAC aAGAACCTCTGGGTGACAAAAGTCCTTATCGAGAGGAGAGCTGCAGTGTGGGCATCAGTAATCCAGTACAGGACCGTGTCTCCCTCATCCAACAGATCACCACACCTAAACCT CGTACTGTGCAGCGCCCACTGCTGCACACCTCCAGCCTGCCCGAGCTCACCACGGCACCCTCCGAAGATGGAGACAGCCTCAGATTTACAGGTCGTAGGTCAGAgtgcgaggaggaggagggcagggtggtgtgtgatgatggagacaGCATACATGTGTACGCTCACTATGAGGATGACTGCATCAGCACCCATTCAACAGACAGTGATGAAGTGGCA GTGGTCAACGCAGCGGTTCCTCGTCCACTTCCCCTGCCTTCTAGTAAAGCAGCAAAGCAGCAAAGT AAGTTGCACCCTGACCCTATACTGAAGCTGAGCAGAATCATTGGCTTTGGTGGAGCAACAGTGAGATgt gctgtGTGGGCTTGTGATGGAGAAGAGGTGGTGTATCCGTGTCATGCCATCATCGTCAGTATGAAGATCTCATCTGGTCACCAGCGCTTTTTCATCGGCCACACCAATAAA gtGTCAGCTCTGGCTCTGAACTCCAGCGCTTCTCTCTTGGCGTCAGCTCAGACAGGAACACACTGCCTGGTTCGGCTCTGGAGCTATAGAAAGGGAGAGGCGCTAACCATTAttagaactcacacacactcgctgcactcactcag TTTGTCCTGTAGCGGCGGGGTCCTGTGTGGAGTGGGCAAAGACAGCCATAACAAAACT acagttGTGGTGTGGAACACACAGCGTGTTCTGAAAGGAGGTGTTGTCTCAGTTGTGGCCAAAGCTCACACAGACGTCGACATCCACACCATGAAGACAACGTTTTTTGATGACACACG CATGGTATCCTGTGGCATGGGCAACGTGCGCTTATGGCGTGTACGCGGCAGCTCTTTGCGCTCATGCCCCGTCAACCTGGGACAGTATCACAGCCTGGAGTTCACCGACCTCGCCTTCGAGCAGGGACACGCCCCGGGACGACAGCCGGACGAGCGCACCCT ATTTGTTAGCAGTAGAAGTGGCCACATCCTGGAGATTGACTATGTCTCAGTGACGATTCTAAACATCAGGAGGCTCCTCCCATCTCAGCAAAGCCACGCTCACTGCAGAGAGAAGCAGACCTTCAGTACAG ggccAGGTATTGCAGTGAACAGTATTAGTGTGTGCAGCGCGTTCTGTGCCACAGGATCAGAGGATGGCTTCCTGCGTCTCTGGCCTCTGGACTTCTCCTCGGTCTTCCTGGAGGCGG aaCATGAAGGGCCGGtcagtctggtgtgtgtatcttcTGACGGTCTGAGCGTCATGGCAGCCACCAGGACAGGAAACCTCGGGTATCTGGACGTCAGTAGCCGTGGTTACCGCACTCTGATGAGGTCACACACGGATGCAGTGTTGGGCTTCAGTGTGGACAGAACACGGCGCCAGATCACCACGGCATCTCGCGACGGGACAGTCCGTATCTGGGACATGGACTCGGCTCAGCAG CTGTATGACTTCGTATCAGATGATCATAATGACACCCCATCCTCAGTGGCATTCCATCCCAGGATGCCTGTCTTCGCTTGTGGCTCCAGCTCTGGGACCGTCCGAGTGTTTGACATCACTACGTCCAGCATTTTAGCAGAACACAG ACAGCACCGGGGTGCAGTGGTGGGCCTGGTGTTTTCTCCAGATGGTGAACACCTGTACAGTGCTGGCTCTCTGGGATACCTTGCTCTCTATAAAGCTTCCCAACCAGAATATACCGTCCACCGCGTACTAG GTAACATGGTTGCACGAGGTACGGATCGAGGCCCGGATGCTTTGGCTGTGAGTTCGGATAGTAAGCGGCTGGCATTTGTCGGTCCCACAGAATACACCGTAACCATCGCGGATGCGCATTCGCTCGATGAG TTATTACGTGTGGATGTGAGCGTGTTGGATGTCGAGAGCACCACACTGGATTCGGCGTTAAAGGTGTGTTTCTCCCCGTCCGCCCTGCGCCACCTGCTCGTCACCACGTCGGCCAATAAGATCCTGTGGATcaacaaaaacacaggaaagCTACTGAGAGAG GTATCCGAGGTGCAGAAGGATCAGTGCGCTTCATTGTCTGTCAGTGAAGATGGACGCTATCTGCTCACTGCTGGACACAATGTGGTGAAAGTCTGGGATTACAACATGAAACTGGATGTCAAgtcgcag GTATTCATCGGTCATTCAGAGCCCATTAGACAGGTGAGCTTCACCCCTGACCAGATGGGCGTGGTTTCAGTAGGTGATGCCATTTTTTTCTGGGACTTCCTGGCCCATCCACAGGAGATTCCTTCCTGCAG tgtcAGATCACCGGTATCCGCTGTCTCTGATCCTAGAGCAGGGAAAAACCAGAACAGCTCTCCTTCTAAGCCAG TGGCTGTGAAACACAACGAGGTGGAGTTTAATGGAAGGTTTTCCAGTGGGATGCCTCGACAGGTGGCGCCTCTTCCTTACTCGCCTCCGCCCATTTTAGACGTGATCACCAGACAGAAGACAGGGCATGAAG ATTCCTCTTTCCTGTCGCTCACTGAAGAGGTGCAACCCGGCCCCGATCGTTCCCCTGCTCCTAGACACGCCTCTTTCCTGCGGGTCACTGAAAAGGGCGGGGCTGTAAAATCAGTCATTGCTCCAGCCAATAAGATCACGTCGGAGGAAAATGAAGAGGGGAAGAAGCCGATTCGTCCGGACTGTTACAAACACTTTACGCCTCGTTACAAAACATCTACACTTGACCCG AGCGCTGTAACTCCACCTCCAGGACAAGAAGACCTCACCCTCAAGGCTGTGATTGGTTACAATGGCAATGGACGAAGCAACATGGTTTGGAATCCAGACACAG GGCTGTTTGTGTACTCCtgtgggtgtgtggtggtgctggagaatCTCCACAACGGTTCTCAGAGACACTGGCTCGGGCACAGCGAGGAGATCTCGACCCTCGCCGTAACACACGATGCACAG ACAGTGGCCTCTGCGTCAGGAGGCGGGGCTCAGTCCAAGAGCCTCATCTGCATATGGAACGTTAAAGACGGATCACGCAGAAATAGCATTTTGTACCACAAGGGCTCGGTGCAGAGTCTGGCTTTCTCCAGAGACGACCTGTACTTTCTGTCCGCAG GTGATTTTGAGGAGTCGACAGTGGCACTGTGGAGCACGCACTCATTTGAGCTGCTCTGTTCAGTCAAATCGAGCGTCCCTCTGCATGAGGCGGCGTTCTGCCCCAGTAGCGCTAGCCAACTGGCGTATGTCGGCTCCGGCGTCGTCTTTTTCTGCTACATACACACCCGCGGCCGTGGAGCGGAACTGCAG ATCCAATCCGTGAGTTTGCCAGAGGAGATCGGCGAAGCTGAGGTCACATCACTTTGTTACAACACTAACTTCATCCTGTACACCGGGACGAACCGtgggcgcgtgtgtgtgtgggactgcAATACACAGCGCTGCTTCATGACCTGGGAGGCTGACGACGGTGAAATCG gtgtgttgctGTGTCGTGGTAACAGACTGCTGATGGGAAGTAACAGTAAGAAGTTGAAACTTTGGTCAGTGACTGCTGTGCAAAATCTCAGACCTTCAAGCACCAAGACAAGCAGACAGGACAG CAGCCCTCAGGTTCTCCTCGAGCAGGAGATGGTGCTGGACGGCACAGTGGTGAGTGCAGCGTTTGATGACGTCATGGACATAGGAATTGTGGGTACAACTGCAGGAACGTTGTGGTACATAAACTGGACAGACAACACTAGTATACGTTTAATCAGTGGCCATAAGagcaag GTGAACGGAGTGGTATGTAGCCCAGACGAGCGTCACTTTGTCACCTGTGGGGCAGATGGAAGTGTTAGAGTGTGGGCGTTGCCTAGCAACGAGCTGCTGGTCCAGTTTCAGGTGCTCAACCAG agctgcgagtgtgtgtgttggagtccAGCAGCAGGAGCGTGTGAGCTCGGGTCAGTTGGGCGCGTGGCTGGAGGCTACAGCGACGGCTCCGTGCGGATCTTCGGCGTAGCTTCGGCCGAGATGGAGCTCAAACTGCAGCCTCCTCACCACGGCGCTGTGAGCGCACTGCAGTACTCACACCACG GTGAGGTGCTGCTCTCAGGAGGACAAGATGGCGTCATTGCAGTCAGCAGCCCGTCAACTGGAGTCTCTTTACGCATCATCAATGACCACAAGGGGGCACTGGTCAGCGCTATACAATGCACAAGCAAACAG TATAAGGAGTACGGTCTGGAGGGCAACGAGCTCTGGCTGGCTGTTAGCTCTGACCGCCGTGTCAGCATCTGGGCGTCTGATTGGGCAAAGGACAAATGCGAGCTGCTGGATTGGTTGACGTTTCCCGCTCCCGCTCCTCAG gatgcaGCGAGTTTGCCACCCAGTCTGGCAGCGTTCAGCCCCACAGAGAGGGGAATAGTTGTTTACACAGGATATGCTGCGGAGAAAGAGCTCATCTTCTACTGCCTGAAAAAgaaacag GTGATGAGGACGGTGTCTCTCACTGACTGggctctgtctctcagtctgtgtTTCAGAGGAAGACTGCTGGCTGTCGGATCAAACC agcATGTGCTGAAGCTCATTAACTCCTCCAGCGGCCGTTTCCAGGATTTCACGTGGCACAGCGACTCCGTACACCACTGCAGCTTCAGCCAGTCAGGAACACAGCTGTTCACTACGGCACATGGTGAAGTCTTCCTGTGGAGCCTAAAAGgcctgtga